In Candidatus Binataceae bacterium, the DNA window TTGCACGAGATTCAGGCACTCCGCGCGATGGGTTATCTGAGCGGTGCGGGCAAGGGCTCTTCGAACGCGTCCGTGTCCACCACGAATTCCGGTCCTTCCGAGGTTCAGCCGACGGCCGGAGGCAAGGGAGGCGAAGTAGAATGACCACGCGCAGCGCGATTGCCGTAGTCATGATTGTCGCGGCGCTGATCTCCCCCTGTGCTTTCGCGCAAAATGGTCCGTTCGGCGAGCCGGCGAACGACGCCGAGCGAGCTTTGATCGGAGCGCAGCCGAACGCGTGGGCGCAGCTCAATCCCCAACAACGGCAGCGGGTGTTGGAGAACTTCCGCCAGTGGCAGCGGATGACCCCCGAGCAGCGCGAGCGCGCACAACGCAACTTTCAGGAATTTCGCAAGCTTCCTCCAGAAGAACGGCAACAGGTGCTACACACGCTGCATCAGTGGCGCCAGCTGCCGCCCGAGCGTCGCGAGGAAATGCGAGCGGCATACTCACGCTTCAAGAACATGCCGCCGGCGCAGCGGCAACAGATCATGCAGCGTTATCAGCATTTCATGCAGCTACCACCGGAGCAGCGGCAGAAGGTCCTGAACAACTACCAACGCTGGAAGCAGATGAACCCGGAGCAGCGCCAGGAGTTTAGTCGACAATGGCGTCGCACTCAGAGTCCGCACCCCAGAATTGAACCCAAAGCGCAAAAACTCCTGCGTTGATGGCGGCGCAAGAGTTTTCTTCGAACGCTGCTGGCCGCATTCTTTTTTAACTCCATCGATGAGCGTGGTGCCCGGCGGGCACAACGCTGACGGCTCGACCAGAGAAGACCGCAGCGCGCGGATTTTCAAGGCTGAAACAACTAATGGCGTCAGCGGTGGAACTACTAGCGCGTCGCACAACATCTCTAGTTGTTGTGGGCTAGGGCTGGAGCAAATTACGTCGCCATTCGCGACCGCGCCTACGGTATATCTCCCGGTCATGTAGGCGGTGCTCGCGATGGATCCAGAGTTCGATAACGTCAGGACGCACGCGAAACCCAGTCCACCATGACGGGCGCGGGACTTCCTGGCCTCTGAGTTTGCGGGCGAGCCGAGAGTACCGTCCGAGAAGTTCTGCGCGGGAGTGAAGTTGTGCACTCTGGTACGACGCGCTCGCTGCAAGCTGGCTCTGCCGTGGCCTGGTCGCCCAGTAAGCGTCGGCCTCCTCGGGGCTCACTTCCTGCACACCGCCCTCGACGCGGACCTGCCGGCCTTTGGGTTGCCAGTACAGTGCTAGTGACGCGCGCGGATTGCCGCGTAGCTCGTGGCCCTTGCGGCTTCGCGCGTCAGTGAAGAAGACGAATCCTCGCTCGTCAATTCCCTTCAGCAGGACGAATCGCACAGAGGTCTTGCCACCGTGCACCGCCGTTGCAAGTGCCATCGCCTCGTAGTTCGGAATTCTGAACCGCCGAGCCTCATCGAGCCAGCGAATAAATTTTGCAATCGGATCGTGGCTGCGCTGCGCCATTCACGGGTGATGATGCCACAGCGGCGGGTCCTAAC includes these proteins:
- a CDS encoding DUF3106 domain-containing protein, whose protein sequence is MTTRSAIAVVMIVAALISPCAFAQNGPFGEPANDAERALIGAQPNAWAQLNPQQRQRVLENFRQWQRMTPEQRERAQRNFQEFRKLPPEERQQVLHTLHQWRQLPPERREEMRAAYSRFKNMPPAQRQQIMQRYQHFMQLPPEQRQKVLNNYQRWKQMNPEQRQEFSRQWRRTQSPHPRIEPKAQKLLR
- the pdxH gene encoding pyridoxamine 5'-phosphate oxidase — its product is MAQRSHDPIAKFIRWLDEARRFRIPNYEAMALATAVHGGKTSVRFVLLKGIDERGFVFFTDARSRKGHELRGNPRASLALYWQPKGRQVRVEGGVQEVSPEEADAYWATRPRQSQLAASASYQSAQLHSRAELLGRYSRLARKLRGQEVPRPSWWTGFRVRPDVIELWIHREHRLHDREIYRRRGREWRRNLLQP